In Actinomadura luteofluorescens, the sequence TCGGCGTCGAACGTCGCCCGGTACGCCCGCTGGAGCCGCCCGGTGACCGTCAGCTTGCCGCTCCAGGTGATCAGCCGCTCCCTCGGGCCCCCGGCGCGCGGGTGGTCGTTCAGGCCCTGCGTGGCGGCGAGCAGCAGGGGCCAGCCGTACCGGGGGCTGACCAGCAGATCGTGGTCGTCGAGGACGTGGCCGATCATCGCGGCCACCGCGCCCGCGTCCTGCCTGGCCCGGGCCAGCCTGCACTCCAGCAGGTCGGGTTCCAGGCACGACTCCTCCCCGCGGCTGTTGCCGCGCATGACGGCCCTGGCCTGCCCGGCCGCCGCCTCGGCCCGGTCGAACTCCCCCCGCCTGAGGTCGACGGTGGCCTGGATGATCCGCAGGTACGCCTGGTAGAGCGGCGGCGGCGCCAGACTCAGCGCGTTCCGGTTGACCTCGCTCGCCTCGTCCCAGCGGCCGAGTGAGAGCAGCGACTCCGACAGGTTCGGCGCCAGGAGCGTGCCGCGGGTACGGGCCAGTCCGAGACCGTCCGCGAGGGCCATGCCCTCCTGCGCGACCTGCGCCGCCCGGGCGTGCTCGCCGGCGGCCTCCAGCGCGTCCGACTCGGTGACCGCCACGAGGAGCCGGGTGTCATGCGCCCCGGCGTCGGAGGCGGCCGCGCCGGCCTGGCCGAACAGCTCGCTCGCGGCCGCCAGGTCCGCGTTCGCCGCGGCCAGGGCGGCGAGCGTGACGAGCGCCTTCGCCTGGACGACGAGGTCGCGGGTCCCCCGCCCGATCTCCAGCGCCTCCTCGGCCGACGCCCTGGCCGGCGCGAGCCGTCGGTGGTTGCGCTCGGCGGTGGCCAGCTCGGCCAGCACCCGGCCGCGCACCGCGGAGGGCGGGGCCGACGGGAGCGAGCGGGCGGCCCTCATCAGGTCGGGCAGCGGATCCTCGCCGTTGCGGTCGCGCATCGCCGCCCGCGTCTCCAGCAGCGCCGCGGTGCGCTCGGGGCCGGGCGACTCGTCCAGCGCGGCGGTCGCGACCGCGATCCCGGCGTCCAGTTCGCCCGCGTTCAGGCAGGCTTCGGCGGCCATCTCCATGACCGTGGCCCGGTCGGCGCCGATCCGCTCCGGCAGATCCGGCAACCGGTCCCACAGCCGCAGGACGCGGTCCAGCATGCGGTGGCGCTCCGCGTACGCGTACGCGCGGCGGGCCGACTCGGCGGCCTGCCAGGCGGCCTCGGCGGCGCGGGCGTCCTCGCCGGCCGCGTTCCAGTGCACGGCGATCTCGACGGGCGCGCGGTCCGCGGGGACCAGCCGCCGGTCGGCGCTGATCGCCTCGGCGCAGCGCCGGTGGAGCCGGACGCGCTCGCCCGGCAGCAGCCCCTCGTAGACCGCCTCGCGGATCAGGTCGCGGCGGAAGGCGTACCCGCCCTCGACCACGTCCAGGAGCCTGCGGCGCACGAGCGGCCGCAGCGCGTCCTCGAACTCCAGGTCGCCCATCCCGGTGAGCGCGGCCAGCAGGGCGTGGTCCACGGGCCCGGCGGCCACCGCGGCCGCGTGCACGACCCGCCGGCTCGGCTCGGGCAGGCGCTCGACGTCCGTCCGCAGCAGTTCGCGCAACGACCGGGCCGGGGCGTCTCCGGCGTCCACCAGGGCCTCGACGAACAGCGGGTTCCCTCCGCTGCGGCGGAAGATCCGGTCCACCCTCGGCGCGTCGGGCTCGTGGCCGAGCAGCGCGGCGACCTGCCGCTCCACCGCGTCCCTGGCCAGCCCGGCCAGCGCGACGCGGTGGACGTTCTCCCCGCGCGTGACCAGCGGCCGCAGCGGGTGCGCGGCGATGATCTCGTCGGGCCGGTACGTCCCGACCAGCAGCAGGCCGGGCCCGCTGACGTTCTGCGCGAGGAAGGCCAGGAGTTCGCCGGTCGACCGGTCGGCCCAGTGCAGATCCTCCAGCACCACGACCAGCGGCCGGTCGGCCGCGCCGCCCTCCAGCAGCAGGAGGACCTCCTCGAAGAGCCGGGCACGGCCGAGGGTCCGGTCCGGGTCGCCGTCGTCCTCGCCCAGCTCCGGCAGCAGCCGGGCCAGCCCGCGACGGCCGCCGCCCGGAAGCAGGCTCGTCGCCGCGGGGACTCCCATCGCGCGGACCAGCCGGCGCAGGGCCGTCACGAAGGCGCCGAAGGGCGGCCCGTCGACGCCCAGTTCGGTGCACCCGCCCGTCACCGTCCGCGCGGAGGACCCCAGCCCGGACGTGAACTCCCGGACCAGCCTGGTCTTGCCCATCCCGGCCTCACCGCCGACGAGCACCAGGGTCGCCGCGTGCCGGGCCTCGCCGTGCGCGGCGAGCAGCGCCGCTCGCTCCGGCCCCCTGCCCACCAGCACCGGGCTCACCAAACGGCTCGCCATGGCCACAGAATAGCCCGCGCCCGAAATCTAAAGAGCCGATGCCGGTTCGCCTGGGGCATCAGCCCAATGTGCCGGGTCCCCGCGCCCGAGATGCTGGACGGACACCGAACCGAAAGGCACACCTCATGCGCATCCGCACGCACATCGCCGTCAGCGTCGACGGTTTCATCGCGTCACGGGAGGGGCTGCCGACGATCCTGACCGCACCGGACTTCGAGTCCGGCGTCTCGCACGGCCATCCCGAGTTCATCGCCGGCTGCGGCGCGGTGGTCATGGGCCGCAACACCTTCGCCCCGGCGGTCGGGTCGTCGCACTGGCCGTGGCCGAACCTGCGGGTCTTCGTGCTGACCGGCGGCCCGCTCCCGGAAGGGACCCCGGCCGACGTCGTGTCCGCCTCGGACCCCGCCGAACTGCACCGGCTCATGCGCGAGGCGGACTTCGCCGGCGACGTGCACCTGGTCGGCGGCCAGCAGACGATACAGGCCTTCCGCGACATCGACGCGCTCGACGAACTCGGCGTGGTCGTCATGCCCGTCCTGCTCGGCGACGGCCTCAGGCTCACCATGGACAAGAGCGGCACCACCCCCCTTCAGCTCACCGGCTCCCGCACCTTCCCCGACGGGTCCGTCGAGCACCGGTACACCGTGGTCCGCGACCGCGACTGACCGGGCGCACCGGCGGCAGGCCGCGGTGGTCCGGTGAACGGGCCACCGCGCCGCACGCGGCTTCCGAGGGGTGTGACGGAGAACGAATCCGGGTTATGTTGATCTCCAATTCCGCGCGGACCGGTCCACCCTTTCCGAAGATGTGAAGGTGGTGCAGGCATGACCCCGAACCCTGCGAACTTCCGTGACCGCGGCTGGTGGCGGGACGAGACCTTTCTCGACGACCTCCGGCGGCATGTGCGCGAAAGGCCGGAGAAGACGGCGGTGGTCACCCGGCGCCAGTCCGACGGGCGGACGCACCGGCTCGACTACGTGCGGCTCGCCGCCGCCGCCGACAGGTTCGCCGGCGCCCTGGTCGAGCTCGGGCTGCGGCCCGGGGACGTGTTCGCGGCGCAGCTCACCGACCGGTGGGAGCTCGCCGCGATCACGCTCGGCTGCATCCGGGCCGGGGTCGTGTACTGCCCGCTGATGAAGACCTACCGGCGCCGCGAGCTCGACGTCATGCTGCGCGTCACCGAGGCAAAGGTCCTCGTCACCATGGCCGAGGACAACGGGGACCGGCTGGGTGAACTGGGGGCCGAGCTCGCCGCCGAGCTGCCGTCCCTGGGGCGCGTGTTCGTCGCGGACGGCCAAGGACAGGACGGCACCGAGGACTTCGAGTCGTTCTTCTTCGGGACCGCCTGGGAGGAGCGGCACGGCCACCTGCTCGACGAGCGGGAACTCGGCCCCGACGACCCGTACCTCGTCCTGTTCACCTCGGGCACCACGAGCGATCCCAAAGGGGTCCTGCACAGCCAGAACACGCTGTACGCCGCCGTTCGCGGCGAGGCGGAGACCTTCGGTCTCGACGAGACGCTCGTCATGTACACCACCGCGCTCTACACGCACTACACCGGTGTCGTGCAGGGCATGCTGATGCCGCTGTCGCTGGGCGGCACCATGGCGTTCCAGGACGCCAAGGAACCGGGTGCCGCCCTCGACCTCATGGCCGAGCACGGGGTCACGTTCTTCTACTGCGCGCCCTTCTACCTGCTGAGCCTGATCAAGGAGCAGCGGTCCGCGCCGCGCCCGCTGCCCGCGCTGGCGTGGCTGGTCAGCGGTTCGGCGCCGATCCCCCCGTACTTCATCGGCGAGACCGCGAGCGTCTTCGGGCTCCGGTTGTACTCGCTGTGGGGGATGACCGAGAACGGACCGGTGACGATCACCCGTCCGGACGACCCGGAGGACTGGGCCGCCCACAGCGACGGCAGTCCCATCTCGGACATGGAGCTGCGGATCGACCCCGTCTCGGACCGGACCGGGGGCGAGGGCGTGCTGTGGGTGCGGGGGCCGACGCAGTGCCTCGGCTACTACCGGCGGGACGAGCTGTACGCGGCCGACCTCGACGAGGACGGGTGGTTCAACACCGGCGACCTGGCCCGCGACGACGGCCGCGGCGGAATCCGGATCACCGGCCGGGCCAAGGACATGATCCTGCGCAACGCGAACATCGCGCCGGTCACCGATCTGGAGTCGATCATCGGCCGGCACCCCGGCGTGCGCGACGTCGCGGTCATCGGCCTTCCCGACGAGCACGAGGACGAGACGATCTGCGCGGTGGTGGCACCGGTCTCCGCGGCCTCCCCGGTCACCCTCGAGGAATTGCAGAGTTCGCTGGACGAGGCGGGGATGACCAGGGCGTACTGGCCGCGGCGGCTGGAGGTGCTGGAGGTCCTGCCCACGACCGCGACCGGGAAGATCCGCAAAGAGGAGCTGCGGCGGCGCTACGCGCGGGCGGAGCCGGCCCCCCGGTGACGGCGGCGGCGCGGTGACGGCGGCCGCGCCGGGTCACGCCACGACGCGGACCCGGGTGAGCCACCGGTTCAGTTCGAGGAGGTAGGACAGGCCGATCGCGGAGGTCCGGGCGGTGATCGGGCCGGGCAGCTCGTCCAGTTCGGAGGTGACCGCCCGGCGGACCCTCGCCCGGTCCATGAGGTCGAAGAGCGGGGCCCCCGGCTCGTCGAGCATCTCGATCACCAGGTTCTTCAGCGTCTCGACGTAGCCGGGGTCCCGGCTGGCCGGGTACGCGCTCTTGGGCCTGTTGACGATCTCCTCCGGGAGCAGGTCGGCGCAGGCCCGGCGCAGCAGCGCCTTCTCCGTCCCCCCGTCGGCCTTCAGGTCCGCGGGCACGTTGAACAGGTACTCGGCGAGCCTGTGGTCGGCGAAGGGGACCCGGACCTCGAGGCCGACGGCCATGCTCATCCGGTCCTTGCGGTCCAGCAGCGCGCCCAGCCAGCGGGTCAGGCCGAGGTGGAAGACCTCCCGCTGCCGGCGTCCGGTGCGGTCCTCGCCGTCCACGTGCGGGACCTCCGCCAGCGCCTCCCGGTAGCGGTCGGCCTCGTAGTCGTCCGGCCGGATCGCGCGCCTCACCTCCTCGCGGAGCAGGAACTGCGGCTGGCGCCGCGCGTACATCCAGGGGAACGACGCATGCCGGACGTACCGGTCGTCGACCTGCCAGGTGTAGCCGCCGAACATCTCGTCGGCGGACTCTCCCGACAGGGCGACCGTGCAGTCCGCCCGGACCCCGCGGAACAGGTGGTACATCGAGATGTCGAGGTCGCCCCAGCCGGGGAGGTCGCGCGCCCGCAGGCCGCGGTCGATCCCCTCGACGAGGCTGTCGGTGCCGACCTGGACGACGGAGTGCTTGAGGCCGAGCCGTTCGGCGACCAGTCGCGCGTACGGCTCGTCGGGGCTGGGCCGCCAGAGGTCGCTCCCCGGCCGGGCGGGCGCCGGGACGCTCACCGAGTAGCTGGTCAGCTCCCCCGCGAACTCACGCGCGGCGAGGGCCGTGATGGCGCTGGAGTCGATTCCCCCCGACAGCAGCGTCCCGACCGGGACGTCCGCCACGATCTGGCGGTTGACGATGTCGGTGAGCAGGGAGCGGACCTCCTCCGTCGTCGTGCGGAAGTCCTCGGTGTGGGGACGGGCCTCCAACCGCCAGTACCGGCGCTCGCGGATACCGGAGGCGTCGGCGACAACGAGGCACCCCGGTTTGAGTTCCCGCATCCCCCGGTAGACGGCGTGGCCGGGCGTTCTCGCGCGCGGGACGGCCATCAGCTCGGCGAGGCCCTCCAGGTCCACCTCGGCCGTCATGCCGGGATGGGCCAGCAGCGCCTTGGGCTCCGATCCGAAGATGATTCCGTCGCCCAGCCTCGCGTAGTAGAGCGGCTTTATGCCGAGCCGGTCCCTTACCAGAAGCAGTTGTCGCGCGTGCTCATCCCAGATGGCGAACGCGTACATTCCGTTGAGGCGCGTGACGAGATCCGCGCCCCACTGGAGATAGGCCGTCAGCAGCACTTCGGTGTCCGAGCGGGTGGTGAACGACCAGCCGGCCGAGCGCAACTGCGCACGCAGTTCGCGGAAGTTGTAGATCTCGCCGCTGAACGTGATGACGACCGGCTCGCCGGCGCGCCCGCTCCGCGGCATCGGCTGGCGCCCGCCCTCGATGTCGATCACGGCGAGGCGCCGGTGGCCCAGGGCGGCGTGGCGCGAGAGCCACGTCCCCTCGTCGTCCGGGCCCCGCGGGGCCTGCGTCCGCGTCATGGCGGTGACCACGGAGCCCTCCCGGGAGAGGTCCCGCGTCCAGTCGGCCCATCCGGTTATGCCGCACACGTGCGCTCCTTCCGTCGTCTTCTTGGTGGGGCGCGGATCAGGCGGAAAGGAGGCGGCTCCGCGCGAACGCGAAGAGATCGGGCAGGCCCGCGTTGACGAATTCCCAGTCGTGCCCGCCGGGCCGTTCCCGGTACCGGTGGGGAATGGAACCGCCCGCGAGCGCCTCGCGCATCCTGCGGTTCATGTCGATCATCCGGGGGTAGTCGTCCAGGCCGATGTCGAGATGCACCTCGATCGGGTACCTCGCGTCCCGGTCCCGGACCGCGCGGTACGGGTCGTACTCGCGCCGGACCCCGCTGCCGACCGGCCCCCAGACGCGCTCGTGGTCCCTCGCGGTCGGCATGGCCAGCCGCCGCCCCTCCCGCAGGTGGCCGTAGGGATCGCCCTCGCGTAAGGGGGCTTCGAAGGCACCGGCGCTGCTGCACACGACCGAGAACACCTCACCGTGCCGCAACGCCTGGTAGAGGGCCGCGGCCCCGCCCATGGAGAATCCGCCGATGCCCCGCCCGTCCCGGGACGCCGCGGTGTTGAACGTGGCGTCGACATGGCCGACGACCTCCCCCACCAGGTAGTCCTCGTAGCGACGTCCCCGTGCGTCGTTGATGAACCATGAGCGCCCGGATTCGGGCAGCACCACGACCAGCCCCGCCGAATCCACCGCGGGCGCGAGGTCGCCGCACTGGAGCCACGTGTTCCGGTTGCCGCCGAAGCCGTGCAGGAGGTACAGCACGGGAAAGGCCCGCCCGGCCG encodes:
- a CDS encoding ATP-binding protein — translated: MASRLVSPVLVGRGPERAALLAAHGEARHAATLVLVGGEAGMGKTRLVREFTSGLGSSARTVTGGCTELGVDGPPFGAFVTALRRLVRAMGVPAATSLLPGGGRRGLARLLPELGEDDGDPDRTLGRARLFEEVLLLLEGGAADRPLVVVLEDLHWADRSTGELLAFLAQNVSGPGLLLVGTYRPDEIIAAHPLRPLVTRGENVHRVALAGLARDAVERQVAALLGHEPDAPRVDRIFRRSGGNPLFVEALVDAGDAPARSLRELLRTDVERLPEPSRRVVHAAAVAAGPVDHALLAALTGMGDLEFEDALRPLVRRRLLDVVEGGYAFRRDLIREAVYEGLLPGERVRLHRRCAEAISADRRLVPADRAPVEIAVHWNAAGEDARAAEAAWQAAESARRAYAYAERHRMLDRVLRLWDRLPDLPERIGADRATVMEMAAEACLNAGELDAGIAVATAALDESPGPERTAALLETRAAMRDRNGEDPLPDLMRAARSLPSAPPSAVRGRVLAELATAERNHRRLAPARASAEEALEIGRGTRDLVVQAKALVTLAALAAANADLAAASELFGQAGAAASDAGAHDTRLLVAVTESDALEAAGEHARAAQVAQEGMALADGLGLARTRGTLLAPNLSESLLSLGRWDEASEVNRNALSLAPPPLYQAYLRIIQATVDLRRGEFDRAEAAAGQARAVMRGNSRGEESCLEPDLLECRLARARQDAGAVAAMIGHVLDDHDLLVSPRYGWPLLLAATQGLNDHPRAGGPRERLITWSGKLTVTGRLQRAYRATFDAETRQDGLDAWHEAIAAWRDLEQPHALAETLVRATRAALSAQDRKQAAVLLAEAASIAAGLGAAPLRAEVEKLAKRSRLPFGATASPARQEAPAGLTGRELEVLELLTAGLSNRQIGERLFISAKTAGVHVSNILAKLGVTTRLEAAAWAHRTRLFDQG
- a CDS encoding dihydrofolate reductase family protein, which codes for MRIRTHIAVSVDGFIASREGLPTILTAPDFESGVSHGHPEFIAGCGAVVMGRNTFAPAVGSSHWPWPNLRVFVLTGGPLPEGTPADVVSASDPAELHRLMREADFAGDVHLVGGQQTIQAFRDIDALDELGVVVMPVLLGDGLRLTMDKSGTTPLQLTGSRTFPDGSVEHRYTVVRDRD
- a CDS encoding AMP-binding protein, which gives rise to MTPNPANFRDRGWWRDETFLDDLRRHVRERPEKTAVVTRRQSDGRTHRLDYVRLAAAADRFAGALVELGLRPGDVFAAQLTDRWELAAITLGCIRAGVVYCPLMKTYRRRELDVMLRVTEAKVLVTMAEDNGDRLGELGAELAAELPSLGRVFVADGQGQDGTEDFESFFFGTAWEERHGHLLDERELGPDDPYLVLFTSGTTSDPKGVLHSQNTLYAAVRGEAETFGLDETLVMYTTALYTHYTGVVQGMLMPLSLGGTMAFQDAKEPGAALDLMAEHGVTFFYCAPFYLLSLIKEQRSAPRPLPALAWLVSGSAPIPPYFIGETASVFGLRLYSLWGMTENGPVTITRPDDPEDWAAHSDGSPISDMELRIDPVSDRTGGEGVLWVRGPTQCLGYYRRDELYAADLDEDGWFNTGDLARDDGRGGIRITGRAKDMILRNANIAPVTDLESIIGRHPGVRDVAVIGLPDEHEDETICAVVAPVSAASPVTLEELQSSLDEAGMTRAYWPRRLEVLEVLPTTATGKIRKEELRRRYARAEPAPR
- the asnB gene encoding asparagine synthase (glutamine-hydrolyzing), whose translation is MCGITGWADWTRDLSREGSVVTAMTRTQAPRGPDDEGTWLSRHAALGHRRLAVIDIEGGRQPMPRSGRAGEPVVITFSGEIYNFRELRAQLRSAGWSFTTRSDTEVLLTAYLQWGADLVTRLNGMYAFAIWDEHARQLLLVRDRLGIKPLYYARLGDGIIFGSEPKALLAHPGMTAEVDLEGLAELMAVPRARTPGHAVYRGMRELKPGCLVVADASGIRERRYWRLEARPHTEDFRTTTEEVRSLLTDIVNRQIVADVPVGTLLSGGIDSSAITALAAREFAGELTSYSVSVPAPARPGSDLWRPSPDEPYARLVAERLGLKHSVVQVGTDSLVEGIDRGLRARDLPGWGDLDISMYHLFRGVRADCTVALSGESADEMFGGYTWQVDDRYVRHASFPWMYARRQPQFLLREEVRRAIRPDDYEADRYREALAEVPHVDGEDRTGRRQREVFHLGLTRWLGALLDRKDRMSMAVGLEVRVPFADHRLAEYLFNVPADLKADGGTEKALLRRACADLLPEEIVNRPKSAYPASRDPGYVETLKNLVIEMLDEPGAPLFDLMDRARVRRAVTSELDELPGPITARTSAIGLSYLLELNRWLTRVRVVA
- a CDS encoding alpha/beta hydrolase, with product MKVLTETWRSAAIGRDKSVNVLLPSSYSSAGRAFPVLYLLHGFGGNRNTWLQCGDLAPAVDSAGLVVVLPESGRSWFINDARGRRYEDYLVGEVVGHVDATFNTAASRDGRGIGGFSMGGAAALYQALRHGEVFSVVCSSAGAFEAPLREGDPYGHLREGRRLAMPTARDHERVWGPVGSGVRREYDPYRAVRDRDARYPIEVHLDIGLDDYPRMIDMNRRMREALAGGSIPHRYRERPGGHDWEFVNAGLPDLFAFARSRLLSA